Proteins encoded within one genomic window of Oncorhynchus nerka isolate Pitt River linkage group LG17, Oner_Uvic_2.0, whole genome shotgun sequence:
- the LOC115144948 gene encoding UDP-N-acetylglucosamine transporter-like: MVSSRLKYLSLWVLVFQTTFLVLTMRYSRTLQGDGPRYLASSAVVVAELMKIITCVLLIFKEHSYNVRALNSILRQEITHKPKETLKLAIPSGIYTLQNNLLYVALSNLDAATYQVTYQLKILTTALFSVSMLGRRLGVYQWLSLLILMAGVALVQWPSESLGAPEKEQMSEGSQFVGMVAVLVACCSSGFAGVYFEKILKETKQSVWVRNIQLGIFGLVFGLMGMFAYDGERVRESGMFKGYNTITWTVVALQALGGLVIAAVIKYADNILKGFATSLSIILSTLISYFWLEDFEPTSVFFLGAVLVIVATFLYGYEDKPSPNPSRA; encoded by the exons ATGGTGTCGTCCAGGCTGAAGTACCTGTCTCTGTGGGTGCTGGTGTTCCAGACCACCTTCCTGGTGCTGACCATGCGCTACTCCCGCACACTACAGGGGGATGGCCCCCGCTACCTGGCCTCCTCTGCTGTGGTGGTGGCTGAGCTCATGAAGATCATCACCTGTGTGCTGCTCATATTCAAGGAGCACA GCTACAATGTTCGGGCTCTGAACAGTATTCTGAGGCAAGAGATCACTCACAAGCCGAAAGAGACCCTGAAGCTGGCCATTCCTTCTGGGATCTACACCCTACAAAACAACCTGCTCTATGTGGCTCTGTCCAACCTGGACGCTGCCACCTACCAG GTGACGTACCAGCTGAAGATCCTCACCACAGCCCTGTTCTCAGTGTCCATGCTGGGCCGGAGGCTGGGTGTGTACCAGTGGCTCTCCCTGCTCATCCTCATGGCTGGGGTGGCACTTGTGCAG TGGCCCTCTGAATCCCTCGGGGCCCCTGAGAAGGAGCAGATGTCTGAAGGGTCCCAGTTTGTGGGTATGGTGGCGGTGCTGGTGGCCTGCTGCTCCAGTGGCTTCGCTGGGGTTTATTTTGAGAAGATCCTCAAAGAGACCAAACAGAGCGTCTGGGTCCGCAACATCCAACTGG GAATTTTTGGCCTGGTGTTTGGTCTGATGGGGATGTTTGCATACGATGGGGAGAGAGTCCGAGAATCTGGGATGTTCAAGGGATACAACACAATCACCTGGACAGTGGTGGCTCTGCAG GCACTAGGAGGGCTGGTTATAGCAGCTGTCATCAAGTATGCAGACAACATCCTGAAGGGCTTTGCCACGTCACTCTCCATCATCCTGTCAACACTCATATCCTACTTCTGGCTTGAGGACTTTGAACCCACAAG TGTGTTCTTCCTTGGTGCAGTACTGGTCATCGTGGCCACCTTCCTGTATGGCTACGAGGATAAGCCATCCCCCAACCCCAGCCGTGCCTAG